The Thermoclostridium stercorarium subsp. stercorarium DSM 8532 genome contains a region encoding:
- a CDS encoding M15 family metallopeptidase, whose product MEAGNTGKRLYKIVQIALIFLLTAAVCGIVKENRGSGDAKNEGNSRNYGQNAAVPDKREKTNPPAVPSGEQLTACSELSLYSGLPYFIEEYSERYIDYKRKNPDLPYEKVITYVNIGLDYDFYENVHVVEDGHEITVLVNKYNKLDDDFTPELTQLDQSVCVPGRGPQYLRREACEAFVKMHSDAKKLGLNITAYGTYRSIKKQHEIWNNAVKSGRTVEEVDSLNARGGHSEHHTGLAVDVIINDYAVEQTEEFKWYSENAHKYGFIIRYPKGKEHITGYKYEPWHLRYVGPEIAKEVYEKGITYDEYYVQAIQPAKNKNIVNCNIKCNTYSGNHP is encoded by the coding sequence ATGGAAGCGGGAAATACTGGGAAAAGGCTCTATAAAATCGTACAAATAGCGCTGATTTTTCTTTTAACGGCGGCTGTGTGCGGAATTGTTAAGGAGAATAGAGGCAGCGGCGATGCAAAAAACGAAGGGAATTCACGGAATTATGGCCAAAATGCTGCCGTTCCGGATAAACGGGAAAAAACAAACCCTCCGGCGGTTCCGTCTGGCGAACAGTTAACGGCATGCAGTGAGCTGTCTTTATATTCGGGCTTGCCTTATTTTATTGAGGAATATTCCGAGAGGTATATTGATTATAAGCGGAAAAATCCCGATTTGCCTTATGAAAAAGTCATTACCTACGTAAACATCGGATTGGATTATGACTTTTACGAAAATGTTCATGTTGTTGAAGACGGGCATGAAATAACCGTACTGGTGAACAAGTATAACAAGCTCGATGATGATTTTACCCCCGAACTTACTCAGCTTGATCAGTCGGTTTGTGTTCCTGGCAGAGGCCCGCAATACCTTCGCAGGGAGGCCTGTGAGGCCTTTGTTAAGATGCACAGTGATGCGAAAAAGCTGGGATTGAATATTACCGCATATGGCACGTACAGAAGCATTAAGAAGCAGCACGAAATTTGGAATAACGCCGTGAAAAGCGGGCGCACCGTTGAAGAAGTTGACAGTCTGAATGCGAGGGGCGGGCACAGTGAGCATCACACCGGTCTGGCGGTGGACGTGATAATAAACGATTACGCCGTGGAACAGACCGAAGAATTCAAATGGTACAGCGAGAATGCCCATAAATACGGCTTCATTATAAGGTATCCGAAGGGGAAGGAGCATATAACCGGATACAAATATGAACCGTGGCATTTAAGGTATGTAGGGCCTGAAATTGCGAAAGAAGTTTATGAAAAAGGCATCACTTATGATGAGTATTATGTGCAGGCAATTCAACCGGCAAAAAATAAAAACATTGTAAATTGCAATATTAAATGCAACACCTATAGTGGAAATCATCCATAA
- a CDS encoding IS30-like element ISCth3 family transposase: protein MAVQYKSTTTEHKFKHLSVYERGQIAALLKEGKSQRYIANKLGRSPSTISREIKRGTTMQMRTDLSTYKVYFPETGQAVYEKNRMNCGAKRKLAQVEDFLKFAEDKILREKWSPDAVVGLCRRDPKWQNSTIVCTKTLYNYIDLGLIKVRNIDLNLKLRLKSKIKRIRQNKRVVGKSIDQRPEEVQSRQTFGHWEIDTVTGKKSNDSVILTLTERKTRYELLFLLDAKDSNTVNEALSELKNCYGKDVSNVFRTITADNGSEFSRLSEMLQGLGIEAYFTHPYSSWERGTNERHNGLIRRFIPKGKAIKDFSEETIKRIQQWLNSLPRRILGYKTPEECFNEEIHNLVNKNISAIV from the coding sequence ATGGCTGTACAATATAAGTCTACCACAACTGAGCATAAGTTTAAACACTTAAGTGTTTATGAAAGAGGGCAGATTGCAGCTCTTTTAAAAGAAGGAAAGAGTCAACGTTATATTGCTAATAAACTAGGTCGCTCGCCAAGTACAATTAGCCGTGAAATTAAAAGAGGGACAACAATGCAGATGAGAACTGATTTATCGACATACAAAGTATATTTTCCTGAAACAGGGCAGGCAGTTTATGAGAAAAATCGTATGAATTGCGGAGCAAAGCGTAAATTGGCTCAAGTTGAAGATTTTCTTAAGTTTGCAGAAGATAAGATACTACGCGAAAAATGGTCTCCAGATGCAGTTGTTGGTTTATGTAGGAGAGACCCCAAGTGGCAAAATTCTACTATTGTATGTACCAAAACACTGTATAATTATATAGACCTGGGACTCATAAAAGTACGAAATATAGATTTAAATCTTAAACTACGTTTAAAATCTAAAATAAAAAGGATACGTCAAAACAAACGGGTTGTAGGGAAAAGCATTGATCAAAGGCCGGAAGAAGTACAATCACGTCAAACCTTTGGGCATTGGGAAATTGATACGGTAACAGGCAAAAAGTCTAACGATTCAGTAATTTTAACCTTAACTGAACGAAAAACCCGCTACGAGTTATTGTTTCTTTTGGACGCAAAAGACAGTAATACTGTTAACGAGGCACTTTCAGAACTTAAGAATTGTTATGGTAAGGATGTTTCAAATGTATTTCGCACTATAACGGCAGACAATGGTTCTGAATTTAGTAGACTATCCGAAATGTTACAAGGGCTAGGAATTGAAGCTTATTTCACTCATCCTTATTCCTCATGGGAGAGAGGAACTAATGAACGTCATAATGGACTTATTAGGCGTTTTATTCCTAAAGGAAAGGCTATAAAAGATTTTTCTGAAGAAACGATAAAACGGATACAACAATGGTTAAACAGCCTTCCACGAAGGATATTAGGTTACAAAACACCTGAAGAATGTTTTAATGAAGAGATACATAACCTGGTAAACAAAAATATATCAGCAATAGTCTGA
- the rimP gene encoding ribosome maturation factor RimP, which translates to MTRKEIVETVRNIAEPIVEELGLELVDVEFVREGRDWYLRVYIDKDGGVTLDDCEAVSQPLSDKLDEVDPIEQSYLLEVSSPGAERPFKTARDFEKAMGEYVMAKLYKAVNGKKTVEGILEGYDGETVTILTDEDKREIYRLKDISKINRIIKL; encoded by the coding sequence ATGACAAGAAAAGAGATAGTGGAAACAGTCAGGAATATAGCCGAACCGATTGTGGAAGAGCTGGGACTTGAACTGGTGGATGTGGAATTTGTTCGTGAAGGCAGGGACTGGTATCTCAGAGTATATATCGATAAAGATGGCGGAGTTACACTGGATGACTGTGAAGCGGTAAGCCAACCGTTGAGTGATAAACTGGATGAGGTGGATCCCATTGAGCAGTCATATCTGCTTGAGGTTTCGTCACCGGGTGCGGAAAGGCCTTTTAAGACAGCAAGGGATTTTGAAAAGGCAATGGGCGAATATGTAATGGCTAAGCTTTATAAAGCCGTAAACGGCAAAAAGACGGTGGAAGGAATTCTGGAAGGGTATGACGGAGAAACCGTGACAATACTGACTGATGAAGACAAAAGGGAAATATATAGACTGAAGGATATATCAAAAATAAACAGAATTATTAAGTTATAA
- the nusA gene encoding transcription termination factor NusA, with product MSAELIHALEQIEKEKGIGKEVLIDAIEAALITAYKRNFGSAMNVEVYIDRLTGDVRVFALKNIVEKVKDPATELSLEQAKQFGPDFEIGDVVEVEVTPRKFGRIAAQTAKQVVMQRIREAERGLIYEEFSNKEDDIVSGVVTRFERKNIIVDLGRAEAILPPSEQIPGEVLNVHDRIKAYVLNVKKTNKNPQIFISRTHPGLVKRLLELEVPEIHDGTVEIKTIAREPGSRTKVAIYSKNENVDPVGACVGQKGSRIRAIVEELRGEMIDIIRWSNVPEEYIASSLSPAKVLRVDIDEENKVARVIVPDFQLSLAIGKESQNARLAAKLTGWKIDIKSESQLRAQIEQQLFEKPKTGDEKESADESLFVDETEDKE from the coding sequence ATGAGTGCTGAATTAATTCATGCATTGGAACAAATTGAGAAGGAAAAGGGAATTGGCAAAGAAGTACTTATTGATGCCATTGAGGCGGCTTTAATTACGGCATATAAACGCAATTTCGGTTCAGCGATGAATGTTGAGGTTTATATTGACAGGCTTACGGGAGACGTCCGCGTGTTTGCCCTTAAGAATATTGTTGAGAAGGTAAAGGATCCGGCGACAGAGCTTTCATTGGAACAGGCAAAACAGTTCGGACCTGATTTTGAAATCGGCGACGTGGTGGAGGTTGAAGTTACGCCGCGCAAATTCGGAAGAATTGCGGCACAGACCGCAAAACAGGTTGTTATGCAGCGCATACGCGAAGCGGAGCGTGGGCTCATATATGAAGAATTCTCCAACAAGGAAGATGATATTGTATCAGGAGTAGTTACCAGGTTTGAAAGAAAGAACATAATTGTCGACCTGGGACGAGCTGAAGCAATACTTCCGCCCAGCGAGCAAATTCCGGGCGAAGTGTTGAATGTTCATGACAGAATTAAGGCATATGTCCTTAATGTTAAAAAAACGAACAAAAACCCGCAGATTTTTATTTCAAGAACTCATCCAGGCCTTGTAAAACGCCTTTTAGAGCTTGAAGTTCCTGAAATACATGACGGTACGGTAGAGATTAAGACCATTGCCCGTGAACCGGGTTCCAGAACAAAAGTTGCCATATATTCCAAGAATGAAAACGTGGATCCTGTCGGAGCATGTGTCGGACAGAAAGGCAGCCGCATTAGGGCCATTGTGGAAGAGCTTAGGGGAGAAATGATAGATATTATAAGATGGAGCAATGTGCCCGAAGAATACATTGCCAGCAGCCTGAGCCCGGCAAAAGTACTCCGTGTCGACATTGACGAAGAAAACAAGGTTGCAAGGGTTATTGTTCCGGACTTCCAGCTTTCTCTTGCAATTGGCAAGGAAAGTCAGAATGCAAGGCTGGCGGCGAAACTTACGGGCTGGAAAATAGACATAAAGAGTGAATCACAGTTAAGGGCGCAGATAGAACAGCAGTTGTTTGAAAAACCAAAAACCGGCGATGAAAAAGAATCAGCCGATGAAAGTCTTTTTGTTGATGAGACCGAAGACAAAGAATGA
- the rnpM gene encoding RNase P modulator RnpM: MKAKKIPMRRCVACHQMKDKRELIRVVKSPEGEIFIDPTGKKNGRGAYLCKDPACIAKARKAKSLNREFKSEIPVEIYEQLQEQLNSLEGNSGG; encoded by the coding sequence GTGAAGGCAAAGAAAATCCCTATGCGGCGGTGTGTGGCATGTCATCAGATGAAGGATAAAAGAGAATTAATACGTGTGGTGAAGAGCCCAGAAGGCGAAATATTTATTGATCCGACAGGCAAAAAAAACGGCCGTGGGGCTTATCTGTGCAAGGATCCTGCATGCATAGCCAAAGCGCGCAAGGCAAAATCGTTGAACAGGGAATTTAAGTCAGAAATTCCCGTTGAAATATATGAACAGTTGCAGGAACAGCTGAACAGTTTGGAGGGGAATAGTGGCGGATAA
- a CDS encoding L7Ae/L30e/S12e/Gadd45 family ribosomal protein: MADNIYNFLGLAMKAGKLVSGELGCEKAIKSGKASLVIVAEDASANTKKKFMDSCGFYRISFCVFGEKEKLGKFLGKGVRSVIAVTDKNFSGRLIRLIEETKQSTGVG; encoded by the coding sequence GTGGCGGATAATATTTATAATTTTTTGGGTCTTGCTATGAAAGCCGGAAAGTTGGTTTCCGGTGAATTGGGCTGTGAAAAGGCCATAAAAAGCGGTAAAGCTTCGTTGGTAATTGTTGCTGAGGATGCTTCCGCAAACACAAAAAAGAAGTTTATGGATTCCTGCGGATTTTACCGTATTTCTTTTTGCGTTTTCGGCGAAAAGGAAAAATTGGGTAAATTCCTTGGAAAGGGTGTGCGTTCTGTAATCGCAGTAACGGATAAGAATTTTTCCGGCAGGTTAATCCGACTGATCGAAGAAACCAAACAAAGCACGGGGGTGGGCTGA
- the infB gene encoding translation initiation factor IF-2 produces MEKLEEINIKVKSHMSLLDDEQLERLYEHIGVVNRDRISGSDEGSSTERTDQPEQPGSQLVRRTIPRIIRKTEIIIHDENEENDVNKDKQQNKKGTRSYVRTSSSTDGLRAGLKREEDVLITSIRKHKAEQEETKKTEVASKQSTSAEEKGNEETKAAHTVSENAPDDGQKTERTIRRPVDSILSIKKVSSKKEWERRKAGETDKAEDKAAVASAEQKEQTVETVAEDKKADNIKTEKEIITESNQKEAISAGAEQKEGHMQAGTFKDMKKTGKEETKELKSEKKAVAEKEQVSAEGAGKAETVTGEAAVKAGKEERKDIPGQVSVQARDAEKDKDKKVESVKNTEKDGMKVQDKAKNKKHHKHGDKQAESAARDGKEKKHDFAEKQKGTNKNLVIPKAAVAPGQPEEKNNLRSERRSSTIRDLEKGIKREAKKEKEESKRDIKSALGAGIKGKTKYKKHIHVGHMASVSDMYSDDYILEEFYEEKIKVKKEKTKKKEKEVPQKQEKEVAQKPAVTEVTIPETITVKSFAETIKKSVAEVIKKLMSLGVMATMNQEIDFDTAAIVGEEFGIKVNKEAVVNIEDILFDDDEEDKEEELVERAPVVVVMGHVDHGKTSLLDAIRKTNVASREAGGITQHIGAYKVNVNGRSITFLDTPGHEAFTAMRARGAQATDIAILVVAADDGVMPQTIEAINHAKAANVSIVVAINKMDKPEANPEKVKQQLAEHGLLVEEWGGDIVAVPVSAKTGQNIDLLLEMVLLTADMLELKANPNRRAKGIIIEAKLDKGRGPVATVLIQRGTLHTGDAVISGTAFGHVRAMVDENGNRVDAAGPSTPVEIIGLDEVPEAGEVLYAVADEKLAKELVEKRRAEQREKAIGSAKPVVSLEDLFNRIQQGDMKELNLIVKADVQGSVEALKQSFEKLSNDEVKVQVIHGGVGTINEADVTLASVSHAIIIGFNVRPPQNVVEAAKDAGVDIRLYRVIYDAINDVEKAMKGLLEPEYKEVVDGHVEIRKIFKVSSVGTIGGGYVLDGKISRNSDVRVVRNGIVVYEGKLASLKRFKDDVREVTQGYECGLLIDKFNDIKEGDIIEAFRMVEVERV; encoded by the coding sequence ATGGAAAAACTGGAAGAGATAAACATAAAGGTCAAAAGCCATATGAGTTTGCTGGATGACGAACAGCTGGAACGGCTGTATGAGCATATAGGCGTTGTGAACAGAGACCGTATTTCCGGCTCTGATGAAGGAAGCAGTACCGAGCGTACCGATCAGCCAGAACAACCGGGAAGTCAGCTTGTCAGAAGAACAATTCCGCGAATCATCAGGAAAACCGAAATTATTATTCATGATGAAAATGAAGAAAACGATGTTAATAAAGACAAACAACAAAATAAAAAAGGCACAAGAAGTTATGTTCGTACTTCGAGCAGTACAGACGGATTAAGGGCAGGGCTGAAGCGTGAGGAAGATGTTCTGATTACTTCAATACGAAAGCATAAAGCCGAACAGGAAGAAACAAAGAAAACGGAAGTTGCCTCGAAACAAAGCACAAGTGCCGAAGAAAAGGGAAATGAAGAGACAAAGGCCGCGCACACTGTGTCTGAAAACGCCCCGGACGACGGACAGAAAACCGAAAGAACTATCAGAAGACCTGTTGACAGCATATTAAGTATAAAGAAAGTTTCGTCGAAAAAAGAGTGGGAGAGGCGAAAAGCCGGTGAAACCGATAAAGCTGAGGATAAAGCAGCCGTGGCTTCGGCTGAACAGAAGGAACAGACAGTGGAAACTGTCGCCGAAGACAAAAAGGCTGATAATATAAAAACTGAAAAAGAAATTATTACAGAAAGCAATCAGAAGGAGGCAATTTCTGCGGGGGCAGAACAAAAAGAGGGACATATGCAAGCTGGAACATTTAAAGATATGAAAAAAACAGGTAAAGAAGAAACAAAAGAACTGAAATCTGAAAAGAAAGCCGTTGCGGAGAAGGAGCAGGTATCTGCTGAAGGAGCGGGGAAAGCAGAGACCGTTACCGGTGAGGCTGCAGTCAAAGCCGGAAAGGAAGAAAGAAAGGATATTCCCGGCCAGGTTTCGGTTCAGGCCAGAGATGCCGAAAAAGATAAAGATAAAAAAGTCGAATCTGTGAAAAATACAGAAAAGGATGGTATGAAAGTTCAGGATAAGGCAAAGAATAAAAAACACCATAAACATGGTGATAAACAGGCCGAAAGTGCAGCGCGTGACGGTAAGGAGAAAAAGCATGACTTTGCCGAAAAACAAAAGGGCACGAATAAGAATCTTGTTATACCGAAAGCTGCAGTGGCACCTGGGCAGCCTGAAGAAAAGAACAATCTGAGAAGTGAAAGACGTTCGTCTACAATTCGCGATTTGGAAAAGGGGATAAAGCGAGAGGCAAAGAAAGAGAAGGAAGAGTCGAAGAGGGATATTAAGTCTGCCTTGGGTGCAGGAATAAAAGGGAAGACCAAATACAAAAAGCATATTCATGTGGGGCACATGGCAAGCGTGTCCGACATGTATTCCGACGATTATATACTTGAAGAATTCTATGAAGAAAAAATTAAGGTAAAGAAGGAAAAAACGAAGAAAAAGGAAAAAGAGGTTCCTCAAAAACAGGAGAAGGAAGTTGCTCAAAAACCGGCAGTTACAGAAGTTACGATACCGGAAACCATTACGGTCAAGAGTTTTGCTGAAACCATAAAGAAGTCGGTAGCCGAAGTAATCAAGAAACTGATGAGTCTTGGCGTTATGGCTACGATGAACCAGGAAATCGATTTTGACACTGCCGCGATTGTTGGTGAAGAATTCGGAATAAAGGTTAACAAAGAAGCCGTTGTAAACATTGAAGACATCCTTTTTGATGATGATGAGGAGGACAAGGAAGAAGAACTTGTTGAAAGAGCCCCGGTTGTTGTGGTTATGGGGCATGTTGACCACGGTAAGACGTCGCTGCTTGATGCAATACGGAAAACCAACGTGGCAAGCAGAGAGGCCGGCGGAATTACCCAGCATATAGGCGCATACAAGGTTAATGTAAATGGAAGAAGCATAACTTTCCTTGATACGCCAGGTCACGAAGCGTTCACCGCAATGAGAGCGCGTGGTGCGCAGGCAACGGATATTGCCATTCTTGTTGTCGCAGCCGATGACGGGGTAATGCCGCAGACCATTGAAGCTATTAATCATGCCAAAGCGGCCAATGTAAGTATTGTTGTGGCTATAAACAAAATGGATAAACCTGAAGCAAATCCCGAAAAAGTAAAGCAGCAGCTTGCGGAGCACGGTCTGCTGGTAGAGGAATGGGGCGGCGATATTGTTGCCGTGCCTGTTTCGGCAAAAACGGGACAAAATATTGACCTGCTGCTTGAGATGGTACTGCTGACCGCGGATATGCTTGAGCTTAAGGCAAATCCGAACAGACGGGCAAAAGGTATTATAATTGAGGCAAAACTGGACAAGGGCCGCGGGCCTGTTGCCACAGTCCTGATACAGAGAGGTACGTTGCACACCGGCGATGCCGTCATCTCAGGCACGGCGTTCGGGCATGTCCGTGCGATGGTTGATGAAAACGGCAACAGGGTTGATGCGGCAGGACCTTCCACTCCCGTTGAGATAATCGGACTGGATGAGGTGCCGGAAGCAGGAGAGGTTTTGTATGCAGTTGCGGATGAAAAACTTGCAAAGGAACTGGTGGAAAAACGCAGAGCCGAGCAGCGTGAAAAAGCAATAGGTTCCGCAAAACCCGTTGTTTCCCTTGAGGATTTGTTCAACAGAATCCAGCAGGGAGACATGAAGGAACTTAATCTTATTGTAAAAGCCGATGTACAGGGCTCTGTTGAAGCATTGAAACAGTCATTTGAGAAACTGAGCAACGACGAAGTTAAAGTTCAGGTTATACATGGCGGTGTAGGAACCATCAATGAAGCCGACGTTACATTAGCAAGTGTTTCCCATGCAATTATTATAGGCTTCAATGTAAGGCCTCCGCAGAATGTCGTTGAAGCCGCCAAAGATGCGGGTGTGGACATACGCCTTTACAGAGTGATTTATGATGCGATAAATGACGTAGAAAAAGCAATGAAAGGGCTTCTTGAACCTGAATACAAGGAAGTTGTCGACGGGCATGTGGAAATTCGCAAGATCTTTAAGGTCTCCAGTGTTGGAACCATTGGCGGTGGATATGTACTGGACGGCAAGATCAGCCGTAATTCCGATGTCAGGGTTGTGCGCAACGGCATTGTGGTTTATGAAGGAAAACTGGCTTCTCTGAAGAGATTTAAGGACGACGTGCGTGAAGTTACGCAGGGCTATGAATGTGGTCTGCTAATCGATAAGTTCAATGACATTAAAGAGGGGGACATTATAGAAGCGTTCAGAATGGTTGAAGTGGAGAGAGTATAA
- the rbfA gene encoding 30S ribosome-binding factor RbfA, whose protein sequence is MERTDRISVEIQKEVSDIIRNSIKDPRIPEMISVTRVEVTKDLRYAKVYISIYGSEEEKKNAMTALKGAAGFVRREIGQRIQLRYTPEIVFKEDNSIEQGLYISKLIDEIMHSEKE, encoded by the coding sequence ATGGAAAGGACAGACAGAATATCGGTTGAAATTCAGAAAGAAGTATCCGATATTATCAGGAACAGCATAAAGGATCCGCGAATACCCGAAATGATATCCGTTACCCGGGTTGAAGTTACCAAGGATCTCCGCTATGCAAAGGTTTATATCAGTATTTACGGCAGCGAGGAAGAAAAGAAAAATGCAATGACGGCACTGAAAGGCGCTGCGGGGTTTGTAAGACGTGAAATAGGGCAGAGAATACAGCTCAGGTATACTCCAGAAATAGTTTTTAAAGAGGATAATTCCATTGAACAGGGGTTATATATAAGTAAACTGATTGACGAAATCATGCATTCAGAAAAAGAATGA
- a CDS encoding DHH family phosphoesterase: MTKSCIQKKNEGIEILKNLINIIQNSSKVAIVTHTSADGDALGSSFGIALALEGMGKKVSVFLEEPVPKMLNFLPGQHLVAEYKGEFHDLCICVDTSDMKRLGERAEIYSNAARKITIDHHTTNNMQADGLWIDESAAATGEMIYKLIKALNVDISRDIAINLYTAIVTDTGGFRYSNTTPESHLIAADLLSRNVPFTDIIKKVFDTVSYSKMVLMKKTLDNLTLHFDGKVAVSYLLYDDIKSVDAQTDDFEGLVNVGRNLEGVEVSLFLREEQPGVFKGSLRANEYVDVAQIASVFSGGGHKRAAGFSMAGGLEETMEKVLSEIGKVL, translated from the coding sequence TTGACGAAATCATGCATTCAGAAAAAGAATGAAGGGATTGAGATTTTGAAGAATTTGATAAATATTATTCAAAATTCTTCCAAGGTAGCAATAGTGACCCATACTTCGGCAGACGGCGATGCCCTGGGATCTTCCTTTGGCATTGCCCTCGCCTTGGAAGGTATGGGTAAAAAAGTGTCGGTTTTTCTTGAAGAACCCGTGCCTAAAATGCTTAATTTCCTTCCCGGGCAGCATCTGGTTGCAGAATACAAGGGCGAATTTCATGACCTTTGCATATGCGTAGATACGAGTGACATGAAAAGGCTTGGCGAACGGGCTGAGATTTATTCAAACGCAGCAAGGAAAATAACCATTGATCATCACACAACCAACAATATGCAGGCAGACGGGCTGTGGATTGATGAAAGTGCCGCAGCAACCGGTGAAATGATTTATAAGCTAATTAAGGCGTTGAATGTGGATATAAGCCGGGATATAGCCATTAACCTTTACACGGCGATAGTGACCGATACCGGAGGTTTCAGATACAGTAACACCACTCCGGAAAGTCACTTAATTGCCGCTGATTTACTGTCGAGAAACGTTCCGTTTACCGACATTATAAAAAAGGTTTTTGATACGGTGTCTTATTCCAAAATGGTTTTGATGAAAAAAACCCTTGATAATTTAACTTTGCATTTTGACGGCAAGGTTGCCGTTTCATATCTTCTGTATGATGACATAAAATCGGTGGACGCACAGACCGACGATTTTGAAGGTCTGGTGAATGTGGGCCGTAATCTGGAAGGCGTGGAAGTATCCCTGTTTCTCCGGGAGGAGCAGCCCGGGGTTTTCAAAGGCAGTCTCAGGGCTAACGAATATGTTGATGTGGCACAGATAGCTTCTGTTTTTTCAGGCGGGGGTCATAAACGGGCGGCTGGATTTTCCATGGCAGGCGGGCTTGAAGAGACGATGGAAAAAGTTTTGTCGGAGATAGGAAAGGTGCTGTAA
- the truB gene encoding tRNA pseudouridine(55) synthase TruB: MNGILLVIKPPGMTSFDVVAYLRKILKVKKIGHAGTLDPSAGGLLPVCLGKATKAIERFLNFDKSYRAEMVLGVVTDTQDAEGRVLEKKDVTLDDTAIIEAVNSFKGKYGQIPPMYSAIKVNGRKLYDLARQGIEIQREPRQVEISEIKVIDIKRRDGVVAVRFDVDCSKGTYVRTLCHDIGQRLGCGAHMSFLIRTRVGPFPLTEGITLEEINDRLEKGTLSSVIRPVDILFNDYNRVVVEGRALPGFLNGAPVVLHKFTTLKNNEAVRVYAETGAFLGLGRILVRGNKMILRPDKLFVSGV, encoded by the coding sequence ATGAACGGGATACTGCTGGTTATAAAGCCGCCGGGTATGACGTCCTTCGATGTGGTGGCCTATTTAAGGAAAATTTTGAAGGTAAAGAAGATCGGTCATGCGGGGACATTGGATCCCTCGGCGGGCGGTCTTCTTCCTGTTTGTTTGGGAAAAGCCACAAAAGCCATTGAACGTTTTTTGAATTTTGACAAATCCTATCGTGCCGAAATGGTACTGGGAGTGGTTACCGATACCCAGGACGCCGAGGGAAGGGTATTGGAAAAAAAAGATGTAACGTTGGATGATACCGCCATTATTGAAGCAGTGAATTCATTTAAAGGAAAGTACGGGCAGATTCCGCCGATGTATTCGGCGATAAAGGTCAACGGACGGAAATTGTATGATCTTGCACGGCAGGGGATTGAAATACAGCGGGAACCCCGGCAGGTTGAAATTTCTGAAATTAAAGTAATCGATATAAAGCGGCGGGATGGCGTTGTGGCTGTGAGATTTGACGTGGACTGTTCAAAGGGTACGTATGTCAGGACTCTGTGCCATGATATAGGTCAGAGGCTCGGATGCGGCGCACATATGTCCTTTCTGATACGCACAAGGGTTGGGCCTTTTCCGTTAACCGAAGGAATAACCCTTGAAGAAATAAATGACAGGCTGGAGAAAGGAACCCTGTCATCTGTTATCAGGCCGGTGGATATTTTATTTAACGATTATAACCGTGTGGTTGTTGAAGGAAGAGCATTGCCGGGATTTTTGAACGGTGCGCCTGTTGTTCTGCACAAATTTACAACGCTGAAGAATAACGAAGCGGTAAGGGTATACGCGGAAACGGGAGCATTCCTCGGACTGGGCAGAATTCTGGTTCGTGGGAATAAAATGATTTTGCGGCCTGACAAACTCTTTGTATCCGGTGTGTAA